The following are from one region of the Thiocapsa rosea genome:
- a CDS encoding type II toxin-antitoxin system RelE/ParE family toxin yields MIELIKTDVFDRWLRDLRDTRARAKVAARIKRLSPGHPGDVKPVGEGVSEMRIPYGPGYRVYYITKGPIVVVLLCGGDKSTQSNDIEQAKAIAAQWKERTHDRP; encoded by the coding sequence ATGATCGAGTTGATCAAAACGGATGTCTTCGATCGATGGTTGCGGGACCTGCGTGACACACGGGCTCGTGCCAAAGTTGCCGCCCGCATAAAGCGCCTGAGCCCGGGTCATCCGGGAGACGTCAAGCCCGTAGGCGAAGGCGTCTCGGAGATGCGCATTCCCTACGGCCCCGGGTATCGCGTCTACTACATCACCAAAGGGCCTATTGTCGTCGTGCTCCTTTGCGGCGGCGACAAGAGCACCCAGTCAAACGACATCGAACAAGCCAAGGCCATTGCCGCGCAATGGAAGGAGCGAACCCATGACCGACCATAA
- the istB gene encoding IS21-like element helper ATPase IstB codes for MLLHPTLETLAQLRLDGMLKALQEQLEMPEIQTLSFEERLGLLLDRELSTRENRRLKTRLKQAKLREPAAIEDLDYRTHRGLDKALMSRLATGQWIGEHLNVILTGPTGVGKTWIACALAHKACRDGFTVRYLRLPRLLQDLAMARAEGRYTKLLAELARTELLVLDDWGLAPLNDEQRRDLLEILDDRFKTRATLVTSQLPVALWHDYLGDPTLADAILDRLVHCAYKINLTGDSMRKHSTGLTDDPALA; via the coding sequence ATGTTGCTTCACCCCACCCTGGAGACCCTCGCGCAACTGCGCCTCGACGGCATGCTCAAGGCTCTGCAGGAACAACTCGAGATGCCGGAGATTCAAACCCTGAGCTTCGAGGAGCGCCTCGGCCTGCTGCTCGATCGCGAGCTGAGCACGCGCGAGAATCGACGCCTCAAGACCCGGCTGAAACAGGCCAAGCTGCGTGAGCCGGCCGCCATCGAAGATCTCGACTACCGCACGCACCGCGGCCTGGACAAAGCCCTGATGAGCCGCCTGGCGACCGGTCAGTGGATCGGCGAGCACCTCAACGTCATCCTCACCGGGCCGACCGGCGTCGGAAAAACGTGGATCGCGTGCGCACTGGCCCACAAGGCCTGCCGCGACGGCTTCACCGTGCGCTATCTGCGCCTGCCCCGGCTGCTGCAGGATCTGGCGATGGCCCGCGCCGAGGGCCGCTACACCAAGCTGCTCGCCGAACTGGCGCGCACTGAGCTGCTGGTCCTGGATGACTGGGGATTGGCCCCTTTGAACGACGAGCAGCGGCGCGATCTGCTCGAAATCCTCGACGACCGCTTCAAGACGCGCGCCACCCTGGTCACCAGCCAACTCCCGGTCGCCCTTTGGCATGACTACCTCGGCGATCCGACCCTCGCCGACGCCATCCTCGATCGCCTCGTGCACTGCGCCTACAAGATCAATTTGACCGGAGACTCGATGCGCAAACACTCCACCGGGTTGACAGACGATCCCGCCCTCGCGTAA